From Vigna angularis cultivar LongXiaoDou No.4 chromosome 11, ASM1680809v1, whole genome shotgun sequence:
atatatacatacagagagaaaggaagaaaatcaTTGCATGTTTTGATGATGGAGTCAAGAAAAAGCGCAGTGTTGCTGATATTTGTTTCAGTTTCAGTGTGGCAGCTGCAGGGTGGAAGTAGCAGTGTTGTGGTATCGAAGGATGGAAGTGGAGATTATAGAACGGTGGGTGAAGCCATTATGCAGGCTCCTGACATGAGTGATAAACCCTATACCATTCACGTACGAGCAGGCACTTATCAAGAGTACCTCTTCGTTCCTCCTCATAAGACTAACATTAGGCTCCTTGGAGATGGACCTCACCACACCAAAATAGTAGGCTACCAAAATGGTTCCACCATTGGTACGTACTAATCTCTATCTCTTTCCTTCACTGCTCCTTAATTTTCATGTCTTCTAGCTTTTAAGTCTTTTGGTTTCTGTTTTCTGTACCTACAAACATCACATGCAACTCATAAGTAGACTGTCTACAAAAATCAGAAGGAGTAAACTAAACGGGAGATTTTATGCTAACACATGCACCAATTTAACGTCTTATTCATCGTAATTGATGCTTCAATTCAAGGAGATGATAGGattaattttcttctctctcacttTCTGGATCATTATAACCTAACTTTTCTTGCATTGATctatatatttgatgtttgaaggCAGAATATTGAGTAATATTTATTGGGTGTTGTACCAACCGGCAAATTGAAGGGAGATTTGATTGTGACAGATTTCAATATGGAGTACTACTATGTGACTTTATTAACAGAGAAATATTTTGCATTGATTTCatacattattttcttttttaagtataaaaatttataacttttcaTTTCATATAACATGTATTAAGTAAAAGTGTTGAAGCGAACAGCTTAGAGGTAAATTACAGTGCTTAATTAACCtaactattttattacttttgtaTGGGTATGTATTTGACAATGACCTAATTAGTCGGTGGACGTCGGTGACACTGTGAAATAATTGTTGAGATTCCTAGTTATTGTCAAAAAAACTACTTGAATGTTAAAAGTTTGACGCAATATTTTGTGCTTGGAGAAACGAAAACagaaaatgttttcttaaaataagtGATGTTTTAACTTAACTATGAAATAGGTTGGTTTGGTTTGCAGACATTCGTGGAGATGGGTTCATGGCAGCGAAGATGGGATTTGCGAACTGGGCAGGGCTGAACGCAAGCAGTGCAGTGGCGGTTCGGAACGAGGCAGACAAGAGCATATTCTTCCAATGCTCCATCGAAGGACTCCAGGACACACTGTGGGCGGTTTCCGGGCGTCAGTTCTACAAAAAGTGCGATATCTACGGCACGGTGGACTTCATCTACGGCAGCGCAGCGGCGGTGTTCCAGGACTGCATGGTGTACGCGCGGTACAGAGAGTACGTGACGTTCACGGCTCAGTCGCGAGAGGATCCGAATGAGAAAAGCGGGTTCAGTTTCCAAAGATGCGAATTCAGAATGGCGCCGGAGGATGAGAACAGAAAGAGAGAGGTGCATGCGAGCCTTGGGCGTCCCCTGAGACCCTATTCCACCGTCGCCATCCTCCACTCGTACATTGACTCCATCGTCGATCCTAAAGGTTGGGAGCCCATGCCCCACCAGCCCACCGACAAAGTCACCTACATCGAGTTTCAGAATGTTGGGCCGGGCTCTAACACCGACGACAGAGTTAACTGGGCCGGCGTCACGGTCCTTAGATACCCGGCCCAAGCAGCCCATTTCACTGCCTCCTATCTCTTAGACGCCGACTCTTGGATTCCCTCTTCCGGTGTTCCGTACAACACCGGACTATAGTCTATTCAATCAAATGTATCTGCTGCAACAAATATTACCGCTATCtaacattttcaaattaatttctttctAACCGCTCTTAAAATTGCTTGCTGCTAATttagtcaaatttaaaataaaggctaatataaattaattgaattgaTAATGATAAGACGAGAAGAACAATATagtgaataattaattaattaattaattagtttttaatgtTAGAAAAGGGATATGGTAGTATAAGAGAGGGAAATGCGATTGAGTGGCGGGGAATTGTCATATCGAGATGGCGAGGTGGTTATCACATTCACCTCTGTGGCTTCCAAttccaaattcaaatttaaatttaaattcaaatccaaactCAAGGGTGCTACAGTATCAACATGCATACAGAGCTCAATTGCGTGTTCGATGCAGCGAAGTCGgtgaggagaaggagaagaagaagaagaagcgaTTGTCGGAGCAGTCGTCATGGGAGGCGAAGGACGCAGAGGGAAGAGACTATCTGTACAGACTTGGCAAAGAGGCTGATAACATGAACATCGCCGTCGGCCAACGTGCCGGCGTCATCGATTCCCTTTTCGTCGGCGATTTTCTCGGCAAAGATTGTCAGTCTAATGTTATTATTACTCTCTTTTTACGCACAGCGTTTTTTCAGTAATAATTCCAAACACCgcatttttctcttcctttgtTTTTGTTGTGCAGCGGACATTGTGTTTGATTATCGTCAAAAAGTGACGAGGTCCTTTGAATACCTTCAGGGCGATTATTACATCGCTCCTCTCTTCATGGTAATTTCTTACTCATTCAACTTTCTCCACACTTTAGCCTTTTTCACCTTCCTTTCTCTTCCTATTTTTCACAGGACAAAGTGGGTAAGCACTCTCAAAATGGACCCTTCTGAAGAAACTCTGCTAATAACTCATTTTGGTGCAGTAAGAGAGCTTGGTcgaaaaagttatttattatagCTCATCTCATCATCAGAGACTGTCACTCTGTCAATACTCCTGCTTCCTTAacttattcaattaaattcatttacttATTTCGCGCGCTTATCTAATCTTCCAGGCAATTTCTTTTAGAATCACAAAATTTACATGTGGTCCATCCGtctttccttttcttaatatataattctgtgctcaaattttaaaatgctGCTTACATATTGTGCACATTACCTAACTTATCTTTTTCTGTGAATGCAGTATGTCACATTGTCAAGAACTACCTAGCTCATATCCTCAACACTAAAGTTCCTTTAATTCTAGGTATATACCAACTGCAAATGAATGTTCCTGTAGTCTGTCCAAAACCCAAAACAAAGTAAACATAACTACTTGTCGTTAGGTTCCTGCTTTTACTGTATCATTTAATAACTGTATTTGTCTCTGTCTCGAATGTGTTTGTGAGATTTATGCTCTCTCAGAAAACCTGTACCCTGTCCAGTTTTAGTCTAATATTACTTCacaattgtaattttaaatttaatctgtCTGAAAGTGAAGCCTATGACTAAGGGCACAAAGAAATTTCCAGGCTTCATGCATAGTCTATATATGCAATTAGAAATGTTCTGTgcattctattttaaatttaatctttacTTTCAATTTCCTCCAGGTATTTGGGGAGGAAAAGGACAGGGGAAATCATTTCAAACAGAACTTATATTTCAGACCATGGGAATCGAACCCGTAATTATGTCTGCTGGGGAACTAGAATCAGAGAGAGCTGGTAAGTCGGTTgctttaattgttaaaaatagaCAATTTTACCAAGTCATTGAAGAAATGACAAAACAGTGTCCATATAACTGATGCAAACTAGTTCTTCCATCTGACACTCAAAAATGATTGGTGggattatttgaaaattattttcattgcaTTAGTTCTTACCCCTTATTTCTAAATTTGGTTAATAATGAATGCTTGTgcagtttatttaattttgagtACCATATGTTTACGTACGTAGACATGTGTAACTGGTCTAGTTACCCCATCCTACCAATTTTTCATTTACAGGAGAACCAGGAAAATTGATTCGCGAGCGTTATAGAACAGCATCTCAAGTGGTCCAGAACCAAGTTAGGAGTTTTAAAGTTTTCAGTATGTCTTGTTTACGAAGTTAACATGTTATTTTATGTGATTGATTACATGATTTTGGCATTGGAAAAGAtattattctatattttatgGAGGTTGTACACTGCAATATTCTCTTCCTTTAAAGTATTATGAAAATATTGCATtgagttattatttatttgatgaagATACTagagagaaattaaaaaaaaaattattaatgataacCTAGAACATGTTTAAAACTAAGCGCTAATATGTCCAAATCAAACAACAGAGCTTAACCTCCCTGTGTTGTAGGCCGAAAAGAATGCTACTATATATGGCCTATTTCTGAACGTAATATGTGTGCTTCTGATTATGCTATTAGAGACTATTCATCACCTAAAGACTGTTAGCTTAATATTCATCCACTTGTATTGTTTTATCTTCCCATCTTTTTTTATGCATTTCTCCAAATTGCATTGGAAATTGTGCTTTTCATTGGATGCAAGAGTTAATTTTCTTAGGTTAAACAAACGGTGCCTAAATTCTAATTCATATTTACCATCAAAGGGATCTAATTTACGAAGAAGGGAAAGGTCCACCTCCCATGGTGTGCACAACCCATAACATGAATGTTTCTAAGTAAAAAACCTTACTTTAGCTCTACCTTGAATATTCATGCTTATAATCTTACTGTAATTCCTTGATCTGAGGATACAGTCTAATGTTATTTGAACAATGTCTATACTTAAGTGTGGCGTAGGCTGAcaaatttggttaaaataatataagattgTCCATATTTGTGTTACGTCTAACTTCAATACCTATGTTTTGGGTTGAGCAATGTTATTGCAATTGTTTAATCTTCTGAAACTGTGGAGTTGTGCTTTCCTGATACAGGGGAAAATGAGCTGTTTGATGATCAATGATATTGATGCTGGACTTGGTAGATTTGGTAAGCCTATATCTGATTTAGAATGGAATAATATAAATACGGTAATTTTTGGGTCATATCCCCTTTTTTGTTCACTACACTGTGTTTGTGTGTCCTGCATCTTCTAGTGTGGCTGATATTTGATCAACCATTTGCTGAATGTAATGTTGCTACTTTCACACAGGGAATACTCAAATGACGGTCAACAATCAAATTGTTGTTGGGACTCTTATGAATCTGTCAGACAATCCTACAAGAGTAAGTGTTGGCCAAGATTGGCGGGATTCAGATATCACAAACAGAATTCCAATCATTGTAACAGGGAATGATTTTTCAACTATTTATGCTCCGCTGATTCGTGATGGAAGGATGGATAAGTTTTACTGGTAAACTGCGATCCATCTTATTCAAGGATTGTTATACTTACCATTTTTAGGTAGTTGCTGAAGGTCCATGTTTAAATACAAGGTTTTAGTATAAGATTTCCATTAGTGTTGCAGGTGGAATTTTCATGATAATTGTTTTTTGATAAAGCTATATTTTGGAATGATTACATCATATATCACATTGCTTATGTAATGAGTTGGAAATATCTGTTTTGATGGAGGCAGGTAACCATTCCACTCttccttaaaattaaaatgctgTCTGTAAATGTGGAACAGGCAACCAAACCTTGAAGATATCCTGAATATCGTTCACAGAATGTATGAGAAAGATGGTATATCTAGGGATGAAGTTGAAAGGGTTGTGAAAACTTTCCCTAATCAAGGTAACTAACTGATCCGCATCTTAGAGGTTTCTATCACTGCATTACAGTAGGTCCAGAAAAGTGTTAATTAGCAGTTATTTTGTTAGAGAGAGTGTGGCTATAAAGAACatgttctttattttataagtaacaGGAAAGAAGAGTCACGGTTGCCTAATTATTTTTCTTGGGTTCGTATGATATGGTTTCAGTTTCATGCTTGTCcatataaaatcttatttaattCCATGTTTGTTAGTTATTATCTGCGGGTGATTTTAAGTATCTTGTACTTACCATCTTTTTACCAATGATAGAATTTTGAATGCATCATGTCTGGGATATCAtggtttgtttatttttcaattattttgttctcaGCATTGGACTTTTACGGAGCTCTAAGATCACGTACTTATGACAGATCTATTTTAAAGGTAAGTTTACATTTTGATCTTAATTATTTCTATACATCGATAATgcaaaactataatttttatttacttttattattgaaatacTTACAGTAAGTTTAGGCagtacaaataatataaaaaaaaaaagagaagaacaaaAAAAGGATTCTCGATTTATGTGACTCTTGAATGTAATTATTTTGCACTACTGAAATTATTCACACATTTATCAGATAGATTTTGAGGCATTATGCTTCTTCATTGCAAACTCcttattagtaaaataattatgtacTTAAAATCCCATTGGAACTTGGGATGAACAATCTGTTGAAAGTCTGTTAGGATCCAATTGCTAGAAATGAAACGCAGCTCCCACACTGTTAGTGTGGAGTTTATAGGGCTTTAGGCTCTCAAATCACAAAGGATAACTTCTATGTTGTTCTCCCAAGGTCAAGGATTCAACTCCTCACCATTTGGTCATAAAGGCTCTTATCAAATGTCACGTAAAGAGAAACAATCTAGAGGGAGAACCTTTACGTCGTAATGTATATGTTTCTATCACCTTAcatcttaatattatttatctaactAAGGGAATATGTTTCCACGGTACAGGAGTATGACTAATACAAATATCTACagaaaatagtaataaataaataccaATGCTGGACATAACTGATGTTTCAAGTTTCAACGATGATAATTGACAAATGCCTTTATACATGAGATTATAGAGCTGGAATGCAAgatcaaaatccaaatttaattaattttttcatgaaAGCTGGTTTATAATAACACAATACATGGTGGATTTTAGTGGATTGATGATATTGGAGGTGTTGAAAATTTCGGAAGCAAACTTCTCAAAAGAAGAAAGGACCAAAGCCTTCCTGTATTTATTCCTCCAGAGGTAAATTTATCGATCCTTTTTCTATTTCTGCATTTATTCTGTATCCAGTGATGGTGCAATAATTGACCAGATTGACTGTAGATCAAATTAGTCGTGATGAAATATTGCTCTGGATCTCCTTTAGCAGTTGACGATTGTTGGACAATATGAAATGACTAGATCCAAATTGACTTGACCGATTTACTCTagcattaaatgaaataatattttatcaaaaagtAGATAATTATTGTGAacaataattgattttattatgcAAGCATATTCTCTATTTGTAGTTTCCTACCAAGTACATGGAAGATAATAAATGTAGTCtcttttttattgaattgaatTCTTTTCAAGAAAATCATGTTGACATATTTGACTGTCTTGTCTTGATTCTTTCGTTTCTTCTCTTCCTATAAACATCTTCATTtggttttgtgaaaatatttcaattgaagTTGACTCTGCTTCTGTATTTGGTTGGATAGCAAACGGTGGATGCTTTACTAGAAGCGGGTTATTCTCTGATCAAAGAACAACAGTTGATAATGGAAAATAAACTTTCAAAGGAATACATGAAGAACATAGATGACTGATATAAAGAATGTTTCAGTGGTGCAAGTGCTCGTGAATTATGATTGGGCCAGTTTGGAATCTTATCACAGTAAATTGCTATCATGGATACGGTCCACTTTGGAACAGTGTGCTTCTCTTTAGCCATTTCCTAGTTTTAATAACAATTGTATTTATCGTGATGTAACCCAATTGTAAGATAAGGAAATACATGAAATGTCATCTCCATATCAAAACAGTGCAATGTTTGATCTTACATTGCTGAACCGCTTGTTCAAAGGTGAtgtaattattcttttaatttaaccTGCTGCTGCTTTATAGTATTCAAATTCAACAATTAGGGTAGGAAACAAACCACAAAAGACCATCAATAACCCTACCGACTGATTCATTTATAGTCTTCAATATACTTGCTGTTTGCACAGATAATTAATGAATTCTTGTTATTATCTTCACTCTGCACCACTTAGGTTTTATTGTGACTCACTAACCTGGATcggtatttttcttttttaattgcCTAATTCCCCCCAAGCTAAAGAAAATCTTCTGCCGCATTCCAGATGTGCAGTAAAAGTCCTTTAGGCAATCTCCGAATTTATACACAATGCTTTTCAACTGTCCTCATAAACTTGTCTTTACAAAATGCATAGTAGTAAAATCTTTTTAGCTACCTGAAACTTAATGTTTACTGTGATTACCGTAAATGACGCAATGATATTAACAGAAGCATAAAATTTTTGTCAGCTTTGTCACATAACCAAGCACCTCGGCCTGTAATCACTTCCTGTTCCAGGCACTAGAGACATTTCAAGGCAAGAATCAtttttgtatttgaattgaAGCAGGGTTTGACCAGGGCCAATGTCGGTTTTGCCTCCTCATAAATTAAGCGTTTCAAAGGTTCAGGAACATAACAAAAATCAACAACCCCACCCCACCAAGACACTGCATTCGTTCGTGGGCACAAAAGCACTTGCTCGGCCACCTCAGAATGAGAATATATGCAAATCTCTagatgattttgattttgagctTTTAGTGattactattatttaaaaaaaaaaggataactGGGTCACTGTGTTACTCCAGTAGGTCTTCTGTGTGGATACTATCTAATGTATCTATGTGGtactttgaattttatattgAGATGTATGCCATAGAATCTTGACCATTTCTGTTTTGAAATCTAACTATGCCACAGAATTGAATAGAATGGAGAGAAATTTATGAGACCAAACATGGTGCTCTTTCGCCACAAGACCAGTAGTtgaacataataattataattatatactgTTGAAACAGAGGATGCCATTTCCTCTGTTTGTGGTGGTTATTAGAGTCTTGATTTCGAACACTCGCCCAATGTAGAAAAGGTAATCACTTGAAAGTATATTAAACAGAGGATCATTCCCAACGTGTCCTGGATTCCGTATGGTCCTCTCTTATCTAAAACCATCCTTCCATGTTAAGTATTTTGTGCTGATGACATGTGAAGGTTACATTTTATCTCAGAACAATCCAGATAGTCCACTCTTTATCGGAATCCAATGCTCGgttattttggaaagttaacAACTTTTTGGTGATGCTAACTTTGGGTTGGATAAAAGCATCCAAAAGAATCACTAATTTTACCACCCTTTACAAGTTGCAAAACACTGAAATTTCTTCCGTGGTTAGTGGTGTGAAGTGGAATGTAGGTATTACAATTCAACAACAAGAAGGACAAGCACTAATTTAAGCTCTTATCTTTTGTGATTGGCTTTGGCTAAAAGAAAGTAGAGGAGGGTGTGTGTGATAAAGAAGAATAAACGAATGTCAGATTTATATAATAGGATTTGAGATTAAAGAAGAGTGATGTGTGTTTGACTTAAGCACAAATTGATTGTGGGTGTCACAGCAGAACATGACAACATGATGTGGTCCTGATTGATCCTGCTTTTCCATTGTACATCCATCAAAGGCAACAAATTTGGGTGGAATGGCtgagaaaaaaacaatatttgaatTGGTTCCAAGTTGCCATCTTCGCCAGAATCATCGCCTTTTCCACTCTCATCAATGTGGTTCAGTTCTTTTGTTCTATAATTTATCCACAGTGCCCTTATTCAGCATCAGAATTATCTCAGTGCGCAAAAGCATATGCATGTGGTCACTTAACTCAGACTTCACCCAATTAATTTCCCATCACCCATCATGTCTCTATGTTATCACCTTCAACAACTTATATGCCAATCTTTTATACAATTTTACTTTAGTTAACTCTTTTTAGAGTACAAATTTACACCCAAAAAATATCAGGAGAAATGATACTTTCacgtatataaatattttttttttattttttacctttttttttttaaaaatataaaaatttattctattatgatcattttatccttattttatatatcaaatgaatgtaagaATGTGTTATACTACTATTACTCACGTTGTT
This genomic window contains:
- the LOC108333970 gene encoding pectinesterase; this translates as MMESRKSAVLLIFVSVSVWQLQGGSSSVVVSKDGSGDYRTVGEAIMQAPDMSDKPYTIHVRAGTYQEYLFVPPHKTNIRLLGDGPHHTKIVGYQNGSTIDIRGDGFMAAKMGFANWAGLNASSAVAVRNEADKSIFFQCSIEGLQDTLWAVSGRQFYKKCDIYGTVDFIYGSAAAVFQDCMVYARYREYVTFTAQSREDPNEKSGFSFQRCEFRMAPEDENRKREVHASLGRPLRPYSTVAILHSYIDSIVDPKGWEPMPHQPTDKVTYIEFQNVGPGSNTDDRVNWAGVTVLRYPAQAAHFTASYLLDADSWIPSSGVPYNTGL
- the LOC108333969 gene encoding ribulose bisphosphate carboxylase/oxygenase activase, chloroplastic; translation: MARWLSHSPLWLPIPNSNLNLNSNPNSRVLQYQHAYRAQLRVRCSEVGEEKEKKKKKRLSEQSSWEAKDAEGRDYLYRLGKEADNMNIAVGQRAGVIDSLFVGDFLGKDSDIVFDYRQKVTRSFEYLQGDYYIAPLFMDKVVCHIVKNYLAHILNTKVPLILGIWGGKGQGKSFQTELIFQTMGIEPVIMSAGELESERAGEPGKLIRERYRTASQVVQNQGKMSCLMINDIDAGLGRFGNTQMTVNNQIVVGTLMNLSDNPTRVSVGQDWRDSDITNRIPIIVTGNDFSTIYAPLIRDGRMDKFYWQPNLEDILNIVHRMYEKDGISRDEVERVVKTFPNQALDFYGALRSRTYDRSILKWIDDIGGVENFGSKLLKRRKDQSLPVFIPPEQTVDALLEAGYSLIKEQQLIMENKLSKEYMKNIDD